One segment of Radiobacillus kanasensis DNA contains the following:
- a CDS encoding NAD(P)-binding protein, producing the protein MSYLPVMMDFNNKQVVVVGGGKVAERRVQTLLPTMASIIVVSPEVTSELAHLHEQNKIVWQAKAFSASDVQKAALVITATNNPKINDLVRRSCPAHVLVNATDDADKGDIHFPAHVQRGKLSIAVSTNGASPMLTKKIKTQLEEMFDEEYEQYVDFLYEVRLLLKSSLIPVEKRKAILQSFVERPPLSADEQEYQIQAIKQRVKEK; encoded by the coding sequence ATGTCCTATTTACCGGTTATGATGGATTTTAACAATAAACAGGTAGTTGTAGTAGGAGGCGGGAAGGTTGCGGAGCGGCGTGTCCAAACCCTCCTTCCTACAATGGCTTCGATTATCGTCGTCAGTCCGGAGGTAACTAGTGAACTCGCCCACCTACATGAACAAAACAAAATCGTTTGGCAAGCAAAAGCCTTTTCCGCTTCGGATGTCCAAAAGGCTGCTTTGGTGATTACCGCCACCAACAACCCGAAAATTAATGACTTAGTTAGAAGGTCTTGTCCTGCCCATGTATTGGTTAATGCTACAGATGATGCGGATAAAGGTGACATTCATTTCCCTGCTCATGTTCAAAGGGGAAAACTATCCATTGCCGTCTCCACTAACGGAGCTAGTCCTATGTTAACGAAAAAAATTAAAACACAGCTGGAGGAAATGTTCGATGAGGAGTATGAGCAGTATGTGGATTTTTTGTATGAAGTTCGTTTGCTTCTCAAATCTTCCTTGATTCCGGTAGAGAAGAGGAAAGCAATTCTTCAATCCTTCGTTGAACGACCTCCATTATCTGCGGATGAACAAGAATATCAGATACAAGCAATAAAACAGAGAGTGAAAGAAAAATAA
- a CDS encoding nucleotidyltransferase domain-containing protein, translating into MFEPCRRIKDQMSKFDKPWFIAGGWAIDLFVGHETREHSDIEIGLFRQDQFVLKNYLNHCDFQKVVKGKLMPWNAEYVELPIHEIHGKRRDGDSAMEILLNERVEDIWLFRRETSITYPIQDLIRISSSGIPFLAPEIVLLYKTKNPREKDLLDFQQVVPLLDREKKVWLKEAITKWDLNHEWISVL; encoded by the coding sequence ATGTTTGAACCTTGTAGGCGTATAAAAGACCAAATGTCTAAGTTTGATAAACCTTGGTTTATCGCGGGTGGATGGGCCATTGATTTGTTTGTGGGACACGAAACTAGAGAGCATTCAGATATAGAGATTGGTCTGTTTCGTCAGGATCAATTTGTACTAAAAAACTACCTGAACCATTGTGATTTTCAAAAAGTAGTGAAAGGGAAGCTAATGCCATGGAATGCTGAGTATGTAGAGCTTCCTATCCATGAAATACACGGAAAAAGGAGAGACGGGGACAGTGCGATGGAAATTCTACTTAATGAAAGAGTAGAAGATATTTGGTTATTTCGCCGAGAAACGTCTATTACGTACCCTATCCAAGATTTAATACGAATCTCTTCTTCCGGAATTCCATTTCTAGCACCAGAAATTGTCCTTCTCTATAAAACTAAAAACCCACGGGAAAAAGACTTACTAGATTTCCAACAAGTGGTTCCATTGCTGGATAGGGAGAAGAAAGTATGGTTGAAAGAAGCGATAACAAAGTGGGATTTAAATCATGAATGGATATCGGTTCTATAG